The following are encoded in a window of Doryrhamphus excisus isolate RoL2022-K1 chromosome 16, RoL_Dexc_1.0, whole genome shotgun sequence genomic DNA:
- the zgc:162200 gene encoding protein bicaudal D homolog 2 has protein sequence MLEADADTAGAGAGDRDAEMESSDLRAEVVRLTLELQEATEEKLQAARYGLVVLEESSALKIKHRQLEEEHETLKVELQQLKEAFADSVSSQKRAAADGECREESLLQETASKEAAMATRLEEVQSELKQARLALGNAHAEIDRLGVVSNQLKKDCECLDAEKGHLKDEMKEYKVRELRQLQDNGELEEENTSLQKQVSVLKENQVEFESVKLELTQKNEEQEELRAQMEEAARLREIAERQLDEALESLKEEREQKNSLRRELSAFTLSPFDSVGNLELHLDQLDNSQEDSLAVPGEGEDRDRGVVNAPGSAPNSAHPPQSRGSKSNGVMPPYSTPRNSDVFLRAPASGLVSDLLSELHFSDSQKLKQQLLQAEREKSGLASKVEELQMQLVMSKQALSQQEDKVGSLTQQLEAMQSSQQHNHEADEGGDEDTKNGDHSDVVFDYEVDTKGKEVLEARMRSASEELLKLRDELSQAGTRYNTLEQRYKQEKDRWRTEAQELADKIRQCIKSSRQDQERISELEIEIGATRKVASDSEGHLSVAQEELLAFSEELSNLYHHICVCNNLTPKRVTLDYYRESARMHGGVGVRRPHISTQPNSQKKPRANDMFISKAAALQFMGEVDSAGSSTDSPQCPGSPNLDFRDPSNVSNLVAVIRCQIKHLRVAVDLCRQRGAMPYSGLSSAVEMERDAESLLEEVLKLKSLLSTKREQIATLRTVLKANKQTAELALSNLKTKYETEKTMVSETMMKLRNELKALKEDAATFSSLRVMFASRCDQYVTQLDEMQRQLAAAEDEKKTLNSLLRMAIQQKLALTQRLEDLEAPLSPHSLNSSPRRSRAKELATKSGRTPRSPRSSPARHAMRSSPRASPVLGSSVPAMATHHLRALTRSLHTSPR, from the exons ATGCTTGAGGCAGATGCAGATACAGCAGGTGCCGGGGCGGGAGACAGGGATGCAGAGATGGAGAGCAGCGACTTGAGGGCAGAGGTGGTGCGACTGACTTTGGAGCTCCAGGAGGCCACagaggagaagctgcaggcTGCCCGCTATGGCCTTgtggtgttggaggagagttCGGCTCTCAAGATCAAACATAGACAATTGGAAGAGGAGCATGAAACTCTCAAAGTGGAGCTACAGCAGCTCAAAGAG GCGTTTGCAGATTCTGTGAGTAGCCAGAAGCGAGCGGCTGCTGATGGAGAGTGCCGGGAGGAAAGTTTGTTGCAGGAGACGGCATCTAAGGaggctgccatggcaacacgcTTGGAAGAAGTCCAGTCAGAACTAAAACAAGCACGACTTGCCCTCGGCAATGCTCATGCAGAGATCGACAGACTTGGGGTAGTCTCAAATCAGCTAAAGAAG GATTGTGAGTGCCTGGACGCAGAGAAAGGGCACCTCAAGGATGAAATGAAGGAATATAAAGTGCGTGAACTGCGCCAGTTGCAGGACAATGGGGAGCTGGAAGAAGAGAACACATCTCTTCAAAAACAGGTGTCTGTGCTGAAGGAAAATCAG GTTGAGTTTGAGTCGGTAAAGCTTGAGCTGACCCAAAAGaatgaggagcaggaggagctgCGGGCTCAGATGGAGGAAGCCGCCAGGCTGCGGGAGATCGCAGAGCGTCAGTTGGATGAGGCGCTAGAATCCTTGAAGGAGGAGAGGGAGCAGAAGAACAGTCTGAGACGGGAGCTTTCTGCCTTTACCCTAAGCCCCTTTGATTCTGTGGGCAACCTGGAGCTCCATTTGGACCAGCTCGACAACAGCCAGGAGGACAGCCTGGCTGTACCGGGTGAGGGAGAGGACCGGGACAGGGGTGTTGTCAATGCTCCCGGATCTGCACCCAATTCTGCTCATCCTCCTCAATCGAGGGGCTCCAAAAGTAATGGCGTCATGCCTCCTTACTCGACTCCACGCAACAGTGACGTATTCCTGCGTGCTCCGGCCTCCGGGCTGGTGTCTGACCTGTTGAGTGAGCTCCATTTTTCTGACAGTCAGAAACTTAAACAGCAACTCCTACAG GCTGAAAGAGAGAAATCAGGTCTTGCCAGCAAGGTGGAGGAATTGCAAATGCAGCTTGTGATGTCCAAGCAAGCACTGAGTCAGCAAGAGGACAAAGTTGGATCCCTCACCCAACAGCTGGAGGCTATGCAGAGCAGCCAGCAGCACAACCACGAGGCAGATGAAGGAGGGGACGAGGATACAAAGAATGGAGACCACAGTGACGTCGTCTTTGACTATGAGGTGGACACAAAGGGTAAGGAGGTGTTGGAGGCGCGTATGCGTTCAGCCAGTGAAGAGCTTCTGAAGCTGCGGGATGAACTGTCTCAGGCTGGAACTCGCTATAACACCCTTGAGCAACGATACAAACAGGAGAAGGATCGTTGGCGAACAGAGGCCCAAGAACTGGCTGACAAGATTCGCCAATGCATCAAGTCCAGCCGGCAGGACCAGGAGCGTATCAGCGAGCTGGAGATTGAGATTGGAGCCACGCGAAAAGTGGCCAGTGATTCCGAAGGTCATCTGAGCGTGGCTCAGGAAGAGCTGCTGGCCTTTTCCGAGGAGCTGTCCAACCTCTATCACCACATCTGCGTGTGTAACAACCTGACACCCAAACGGGTCACCCTGGACTATTACCGTGAAAGCGCCAGGATGCACGGTGGCGTTGGTGTGAGAAGACCGCACATCTCCACCCAGCCAAACTCCCAGAAGAAGCCGCGAGCCAATGACATGTTCATCTCTAAAGCTGCCGCTTTGCAGTTTATGGGGGAGGTGGACAGTGCGGGATCTTCTACAGACTCCCCTCAATGCCCTGGTTCGCCCAACCTGGATTTCAGGGACCCCTCCAATGTAAGCAACCTGGTTGCGGTTATCAGATGCCAGATCAAACACCTCCGG GTGGCAGTGGACCTCTGTCGTCAGCGGGGTGCAATGCCTTACTCCGGGTTGAGTAGCGCTGTCGAAATGGAGAGAGATGCGGAAAGCCTGCTGGAGGAAGTACTGAAACTTAAGTCCCTTCTTAGCACCAAGAGGGAGCAGATCGCAACTCTCAGGACTGTCCTGAAGGCCAACAAACAG ACTGCTGAGTTGGCCCTGtccaatttaaaaacaaagtacGAGACTGAGAAAACCATGGTGTCGGAGACCATGATGAAACTACGGAACGAACTCAAAGCCCTGAAGGAAGATGCTGCCACATTCTCTTCACTCAGAGTCATGTTTGCTAGTCG GTGCGACCAGTACGTTACCCAGCTGGATGAAATGCAGAGGCAACTGGCAGCCGCAGAGGATGAGAAAAAGACCCTGAATTCTCTGCTGCGCATGGCGATCCAACAGAAATTGGCTCTCACCCAGCGCTTGGAAGATCTGGAGGCCCCTCTGTCTCCTCACAGCTTGAACAGCAGCCCCCGTCGCTCCAGAGCCAAAGAGCTGGCCACCAAGTCAGGCCGCACGCCACGAAGCCCCCGCAGCAGCCCGGCCCGTCACGCCATGAGGAGCAGCCCACGAGCTAGTCCAGTTCTTGGGAGCAGTGTTCCTGCCATGGCCACGCACCACTTGCGAGCTCTCACACGAAGCCTCCACACAAGCCCC CGCTGA
- the apex2 gene encoding DNA-(apurinic or apyrimidinic site) lyase 2, producing MKIATWNINGIRTFRCAIKKTLDALDADIICVQETKVTRDLLDERTAIVDGYNSYFSFSRGRSGYSGVATYCKESATPFAAEEGLTGLLTNHEGAIGCYGDHSEFTDEELQLLDKEGRAVITQHRVQCSDKTQSSTVTVINVYCPRADPEKPERKQFKLQFYKLLQRRAEAILKKGSHVIVLGDVNTSHRPIDHCDPSEIDDFEDNPGRKWLNGFLRDEKASESTTDVLRGGQFVDTFRYFHPTRTGAFTCWSTLTGARQTNYGTRIDYIFADYQLAREQFAEADIMPEVEGSDHCPVWGALRCSVLPSSRPPPLSTCYLPEFAGKQQKLSRFFVKVDQKSRDALPGSQEEAERRENINTPAAGNGSGTKRTMSTESGVPKTKKAKTVKASLKPQGNLLAFFKPKNELSSPKDSVNAPPIKDGLFKPDRPELVRDVLPQVDNTPDNIATPDKQERTQTEVFRTQTSNPRGSEGASLLFWKSVLHGPPPPPACKVHGEPCVLRTVKKEGPNMGRQFFVCSRPQGHAANPDARCNFFVWVDRGK from the exons ATGAAGATTGCCACCTGGAATATAAATGGAATACGAACATTCAGATGCGCAATTAAAAAGACACTCGATGCACTGGATGCGGATATTATATGTGTCCAGGAGACCAAAGTGACAA GAGACCTGCTGGATGAAAGAACCGCCATCGTAGATGGTTACAACTCCTATTTCAGTTTCAGTCGAGGACGCAGCGGCTACTCAG GGGTTGCTACTTACTGTAAAGAGAGTGCTACACCGTTTGCTGCTGAGGAGGGCCTCACCGGTTTACTGACCAATCATGAGGGGGCCATTGGTTGCTACGGTGACCACTCTGAGTTTACTGATGAGGAGCTGCAGCTTTTAGACAAGGAAGGACGAGCTGTCATCACACAACACAGAGTCCA GTGTTCGGACAAAACACAGTCGAGCACGGTTACGGTTATAAATGTTTACTGTCCCCGTGCTGACCCCGAGAAGCCAGAGAGAAAACAGTTCAAACTGCAGTTCTACAAGCTGCTGCAGAGACGAGCTGAGGCTATACTGAAAAAGGGGAG CCATGTCATTGTTTTGGGGGATGTAAATACGTCTCATCGCCCAATTGACCACTGTGACCCCAGTGAAATT GATGACTTTGAGGACAACCCCGGTAGGAAATGGCTTAACGGCTTCTTAAGGGATGAAAAAGCGTCTGAATCAACAACAGATGTCCTCCGTGGCGGACAGTTTGTTGACACCTTTCGCTATTTCCATCCAACTCGCACCGGGGCCTTCACGTGCTGGTCCACTCTCACGGGGGCCCGCCAGACCAACTACGGAACACGCATTGACTACATCTTCGCAGATTATCAGCTCGCACGGGAGCAGTTTGCAGAAGCCGACATCATGCCGGAGGTGGAGGGCTCGGACCATTGTCCCGTATGGGGGGCACTCAGGTGCTCTGTGCTGCCCAGCTCCAGGCCTCCACCTCTTTCTACCTGCTATCTGCCGGAGTTTGCAGGCAAGCAGCAGAAACTGTCACGCTTTTTTGTTAAAGTGGACCAAAAGTCAAGGGATGCTTTACCCGGATCTCAAGAAGAAGCGGAAAGGAGGGAGAACATAAATACACCCGCAGCAGGGAATGGCTCTGGTACCAAACGAACCATGAGCACTGAATCTGGTGTGCCGAAAACCAAAAAGGCCAAAACAGTTAAGGCTTCCTTAAAGCCGCAGGGAAATCTTCTTGCCTTTTTTAAACCCAAAAATGAACTTAGCTCCCCCAAAGATTCCGTCAACGCACCACCAATTAAGGATGGCCTATTCAAACCTGACCGCCCTGAGCTGGTGCGTGATGTTTTACCACAGGTCGACAACACGCCAGACAACATCGCCACGCCAGACAAACAGGAGAGGACACAAACTGAAGTCTTTCGCACACAAACATCAAACCCACGTGGCAGCGAAGGAGCTTCGTTACTGTTTTGGAAGTCTGTCCTTCACGGGCCGCCCCCGCCACCCGCTTGCAAGGTTCATGGCGAACCCTGTGTGTTGCGTACTGTTAAGAAGGAGGGGCCCAACATGGGCCGACAGTTCTTTGTGTGCTCCCGTCCTCAGGGGCACGCCGCCAACCCAGACGCTCGGTGTAATTTCTTTGTGTGGGTTGACAGGGGGAAATAA